Proteins co-encoded in one Eremothecium sinecaudum strain ATCC 58844 chromosome VI, complete sequence genomic window:
- a CDS encoding uncharacterized protein (Syntenic homolog of Ashbya gossypii AGL360W; Non-syntenic homolog of Saccharomyces cerevisiae YML131W) — protein MVNGKQWILKNVDNTGGAFNYDFGSEDSTFELVDIEYSENDLADGELLIKVMYLANDPAQKFWIAPVDRSYSDGIKVGDRIPSQGLAKVLASKSNKFKEGDYIVGFTGWATHAVVKDSIGFTKISPDSVKHLWWYMSVFGSTALTAYFALTQYAGLQEREADYGKVFLVSGAAGAVGSMTIQLASNIFKASKIIAIAGGPEKVKFVESFGKNVIGVDYKATDFKEKLLEAAGGQYTVDYFVDNVGGEVLDTSIKLLKLHATIVAVGAIAGYNDRSKGVFKNYMSVITKRLTIHGFIVSDLRDKFPEALAKLSGYLKEGKLDPSNISTVEDATGDNFKKVPLIWNGLFHGANKGRLLTKISE, from the coding sequence ATGGTGAACGGTAAACAATGGATTTTAAAGAATGTCGACAATACGGGTGGAGCCTTCAACTATGATTTTGGCTCTGAAGACTCCACTTTTGAGTTGGTTGATATTGAGTATTCCGAAAACGATTTGGCCGATGGGGAGCTATTGATTAAGGTAATGTATCTTGCAAATGACCCTGCTCAAAAGTTCTGGATTGCACCAGTGGACCGTAGTTACTCTGACGGTATCAAAGTAGGTGATCGTATTCCATCCCAAGGTTTAGCAAAGGTTTTGGCATCTAAAAGCAATAAATTTAAGGAAGGAGACTATATTGTTGGGTTTACAGGTTGGGCAACACATGCAGTAGTAAAGGACAGCATTGGTTTCACCAAAATCTCTCCAGATTCTGTGAAACACCTATGGTGGTATATGAGTGTGTTTGGATCAACCGCTTTGACTGCGTACTTTGCCTTGACCCAATATGCTGGGTTGCAAGAAAGAGAAGCTGACTATGGAAAGGTGTTTTTGGTTAGTGGTGCAGCTGGTGCTGTTGGATCGATGACGATTCAATTAGCATCTAACATCTTTAAAGCTTCCAAGATTATTGCTATTGCCGGTGGTCCTGAGAAAGTGAAATTCGTTGAATCCTTTGGTAAAAACGTGATTGGTGTTGATTATAAGGCAACGGACTTCAAGGAAAAGCTATTGGAGGCTGCAGGGGGGCAGTATACTGTTGATTATTTTGTAGACAATGTGGGTGGAGAAGTCCTGGACACTTCCATCAAACTATTGAAGCTTCATGCAACTATTGTTGCTGTAGGTGCCATTGCAGGGTACAATGATAGATCCAAGGGAGTTTTCAAGAACTACATGTCTGTTATCACCAAAAGGCTAACAATCCATGGTTTCATTGTTAGTGATTTAAGAGACAAGTTCCCAGAAGCTTTAGCTAAATTGAGTGGATACCTCAAAGAGGGCAAGTTGGATCCATCCAACATCTCCACTGTTGAAGATGCTACTGGTGATAACTTCAAGAAAGTTCCTTTGATTTGGAACGGTCTTTTCCATGGTGCTAACAAGGGTCGGTTACTAACTAAGATTAGCGAGTGA
- a CDS encoding HFR135Cp (Syntenic homolog of Ashbya gossypii AGL363C; Non-syntenic homolog of Saccharomyces cerevisiae YOR192C (THI72) and YLR237W (THI7)), protein MNLRNIGEFVSLKDSDSLANRDLVPISVRNRRWNLLSYLSYWCIICLCMSTWSGAVSLYDKGFSGTESIAIVVVGNIVITTLVGFNSVYGSDYHIGFSVFQRVVLGIRGSWLGVLLRSMLSVVWFAMQAWLGGTCVTLFLSTLSRSYMNMNADSTSDLTGQRLIGFIVFLVITAPFLLVKPANYSIYLSTSAALTLAACIGITIWTVCDNSGRGSAMTSGIPPASEVVNKGWLWVYAINSWYGGLVAGVANQSDFSRFNRRPRDSYVGTLIGINIVGIIVPALALIAYSAFYEKYGIATLYPTEMVTTILRNQYDSGTRAGSAFAALALIYSQIVMCTISNAIPGGMDLAALFPRFLNTRRGAVLVFILTWVVQPWRFFYTGSTFLTVMSSFTVFLSPLIAIYICEYFVIRRKIIKLSHCYLHGPDSVYWYTSGFNIKALACFLAGSAPGLPGLIYEARLSEGSTTATINAGIYRFYQGSFMFQFITTFFLYWVANLIFPSEVATRDNVDYYDTFTENELSRFDMSQSDIVPSNSSTPVEDNKRYKDYNVSEMVA, encoded by the coding sequence ATGAATTTGAGAAACATCGGCGAGTTCGTTTCATTAAAAGACTCGGATAGCCTTGCTAATAGGGACTTAGTCCCTATTTCCGTTCGTAATAGAAGGTGGAATCTGCTTAGTTATTTATCTTATTGGTGCATTATATGTCTTTGTATGAGTACATGGTCTGGTGCTGTTTCCTTGTACGACAAAGGTTTTTCAGGTACTGAGTCCATTGCTATTGTTGTTGTCGGTAATATAGTAATTACGACATTAGTTGGTTTTAATTCTGTATACGGGTCGGATTATCATATTGGGTTTTCAGTGTTTCAAAGAGTTGTACTCGGTATTCGCGGGTCATGGTTGGGAGTTTTGCTGAGGTCTATGTTATCTGTTGTTTGGTTTGCGATGCAAGCGTGGTTAGGGGGGACGTGTGTGACGTTGTTTTTGTCCACCTTAAGTAGGTCGTACATGAATATGAATGCGGATTCTACTTCCGATTTGACAGGACAGCGTTTAATTGGGTTTATCGTTTTTCTCGTTATCACGGCCCCATTCCTACTTGTAAAGCCTGCTAACTACAGTATTTACTTATCGACCTCTGCAGCCTTGACACTTGCGGCATGTATTGGGATCACTATTTGGACCGTGTGTGATAATTCTGGTCGCGGGTCCGCTATGACTAGTGGAATTCCACCAGCTTCGGAAGTTGTAAATAAGGGATGGCTATGGGTATACGCGATAAACTCTTGGTACGGAGGATTAGTTGCTGGAGTAGCTAACCAATCAGATTTTTCAAGATTTAACAGGAGACCAAGAGACTCGTATGTTGGAACCCTCATTGGCATCAACATAGTTGGTATTATTGTTCCTGCTCTTGCTTTAATCGCATACAGTGCCTTTTATGAGAAGTACGGAATTGCAACGCTTTACCCAACTGAAATGGTAACTACCATTTTGAGGAATCAATATGATAGCGGGACTAGGGCTGGGAGTGCATTTGCTGCCCTCGCACTAATTTATTCACAGATTGTCATGTGTACGATTTCTAATGCGATTCCAGGTGGGATGGATCTTGCGGCACTGTTTCCAAGATTCTTAAACACTAGACGTGGTGCCGTTTTAGTTTTCATATTAACATGGGTGGTGCAGCCATGGCGCTTCTTTTATACGGGATCCACTTTCTTGACAGTTATGAGTTCATTCACCGTGTTTTTGAGTCCTTTGATTGCCATTTACATCTGTGAATACTTTGTTATTCGCAGAAAGATTATAAAGTTGTCCCATTGTTATTTGCATGGTCCAGATAGCGTCTATTGGTACACATCTGGCTTTAATATCAAAGCACTAGCTTGCTTTTTGGCTGGAAGTGCCCCAGGGTTACCTGGCTTAATATATGAAGCTCGTTTGTCCGAGGGTAGCACTACTGCAACTATAAACGCTGGCATATATAGGTTTTATCAAGGCTCTTTCATGTTTCAATTTATCACTACCTTTTTCCTCTACTGGGTAGCCAATCTGATTTTCCCAAGTGAAGTTGCTACGAGGGACAATGTTGACTATTATGACACTTTTACAGAAAATGAATTATCCAGGTTCGATATGTCCCAAAGTGATATTGTACCCTCGAACAGTTCCACCCCTGTTGAGGATAATAAAAGATATAAAGACTACAACGTATCAGAGATGGTAGCTTAG
- a CDS encoding HFR136Wp (Syntenic homolog of Ashbya gossypii AGL364C; Syntenic homolog of Saccharomyces cerevisiae YIL159W (BNR1)) translates to MPNRKWTEHYECSGRSLSMNVGIRLASESALANDIKHNLVSRGLTLAGLGLNRSSIEDGPNNRQNVYKMGKESVRDRHHTVNVSTVLATKFNKDLIPEEYVIDFYFNRLLADTVLEGYGKTNMAKMSYQRKWELVCKEHNAEQGLVSEKEGKSDDELTMQLILSLKEKLKGPITQPHVWYQLEKVLRQKMSCLIFISQGGISKLLEHYLSVARDMEYVYLNCFKSIINHDSGRNEMHENIEVTRMLCNYLSNNNSQTRTRLLATDILLLLTYVDSERVSRELELLYSPWINTVYNTIVDRSQWLQSLFVVQKPQQLVTDYLISTTILINALIERLPLPTSKSKAIKLLKDAGIHKVFYQLDLLSDKLDSEVLFNQISKYKSTESAINSKMATEKAELDVSFARQVKTIAALTKGTALEFSMSKLLDAILQIVTSRTSAESVKLIELFQAVLDYLLEHSYDKDELSEEAVLKASLDQLMTRLQSVQINERAVQELEEMKVKVEHMKNMIADLEQQRSVTKGAVLEKWNSTKETLSNRMNYITELEERLETIEKQRKNDRIKYEREVVHRDSERGYSKNSISLFATLKNGNGLPHSNIGRSATLVRSPKVNFDKIKSEDVSRRSISGPEGIRRPKFDKDAGNLKEDLVHTAKAKKLSFITESKSAPVLDEHDDDLEVQSPKPRLSSNSCNTNKGQKSVNEQNHVKPLTVLTPPPPPPPFPMNLIKDLSVEEPLPQTLVKAIGAPPPPPMPTSLLQNVVHHFRKASQGTYTGPSVCTPPPPPPPLPLSLTRDALEGSRCISTMRSRPRVKMKQIHWDKIDDVRETIWCDDKERAAMNDELESFGVFKEIEDLFKVVPTNTKSGYSSINPLNTRNGKITLLSNDLAQQFGINLHIFSHYPVEVLVEKVLQCDSEVMKNQSIIEFFSKDDINHMPQSIQRMFAPYATNYFTNEKPEKDPSVLERADRIYLELFYNLRSYWAARSKYLLVLLTYERDYYDTLYKLQRIDDATKAIRNSTKLKHLFFLIVEVGNYMNNKQAPGIQLSSLNKFAFTKTCKDNNLSFIHVIEHIVRTRYPELHDFMDDLEKISDVSNFIVQHVEEESQEFYEKIYNLERSLSVGKLSDTSKFHPKDNFLAKTESNMCHARKKADLLKGQCTLTMGDFNKLMRYWAENPNNMHQRNTFFQKFIDFITLFKKAIKENSEREEIRRVCEQRRLLIKPVQYDRVKKENDNDDEKNSVRGSSNVKPLLDHAEDEQHAVDILIRRLRDVRHQDYKYKNQRDTKSDSSGSTLRIREREDGDLLVRTREMLMGVKKF, encoded by the coding sequence ATGCCGAACAGGAAATGGACAGAACATTACGAATGCTCAGGACGTTCGCTGTCAATGAATGTTGGTATTAGACTGGCAAGTGAAAGCGCATTAGCAAACGATATAAAGCATAATTTGGTGTCAAGGGGCCTAACGTTGGCCGGGTTAGGACTGAATAGAAGTTCGATTGAAGATGGGCCTAATAACCGGCAAAATGTATATAAAATGGGTAAAGAAAGCGTTAGGGATCGGCACCATACTGTGAATGTCAGCACAGTTTTGGCTACAAAATTTAATAAGGATTTGATACCGGAGGAATATGTGATAGACTTTTATTTTAATCGACTACTGGCAGATACAGTGCTGGAGGGATATGGAAAAACTAATATGGCGAAGATGTCATATCAACGGAAATGGGAGTTGGTTTGTAAGGAACATAATGCAGAGCAAGGTTTAGTGAGCGAAAAAGAAGGTAAGAGCGATGACGAACTGACTATGCAATTGATTTTGAGTCTCAAAGAAAAACTTAAAGGGCCGATAACGCAACCACACGTATGGTATCAATTGGAAAAGGTTCTCCGGCAAAAAATGTCGTGCTTGATATTTATTAGCCAAGGAGGCATCTCAAAACTTTTGGAGCATTATTTATCGGTGGCCAGGGATATGGAGTATGTTTACCTTAACTGTTTTAAAAGCATAATTAACCATGATTCTGGTAGAAACGAGATGCATGAAAATATAGAGGTGACGAGAATGTTGTGTAACTACTTGTCAAATAATAATTCGCAAACTAGGACCAGGTTGCTAGCTACTGATATTTTATTGTTACTTACGTATGTTGATAGTGAGAGAGTATCACGGGAATTGGAGCTATTATATTCTCCTTGGATTAATACGGTTTATAACACTATAGTCGATAGGTCGCAATGGCTGCAATCGCTGTTTGTTGTTCAGAAGCCGCAGCAATTGGTAACGGATTATCTCATATCGACTACAATTCTAATAAATGCATTAATTGAACGGCTGCCTCTACCAACCTCTAAGAGTAAGGCAATTAAACTACTTAAAGATGCTGGCATTCATAAGGTGTTTTACCAACTAGACCTGCTGAGTGATAAATTGGATTCTGAAGTCCTATTCAATCAAATTTCAAAGTATAAAAGTACGGAAAGTGCCATAAATTCAAAAATGGCAACTGAAAAGGCAGAGCTGGATGTCTCTTTTGCACGCCAAGTCAAAACAATTGCAGCGCTGACGAAAGGAACAGCTTTGGAATTTTCTATGTCGAAGTTATTGGATGCTATTTTGCAAATTGTCACTTCTAGAACTTCTGCAGAGTCAGTGAAACTTATAGAATTATTTCAGGCAGTTCTTGACTATCTATTGGAGCATTCCTATGATAAGGACGAATTATCAGAAGAAGCAGTGCTGAAAGCTTCCTTGGATCAGTTGATGACTAGACTGCAAAGTGTACAAATAAATGAACGCGCTGTTCAGGAGTTAGAAGAGATGAAAGTCAAAGTAGAGCATATGAAAAATATGATTGCTGATTTAGAACAACAACGTTCGGTTACAAAGGGGGCTGTATTAGAAAAATGGAATTCAACGAAAGAAACGCTGTCGAATAGAATGAACTACATTACAGAATTAGAGGAGCGATTAGAAACGATTGAAAAACAAAGGAAAAATGATCGCATCAAGTATGAACGTGAAGTAGTTCACAGGGATTCAGAAAGAGGCTACTCGAAAAACTCCATTTCCCTTTTTGCAACGTTAAAGAACGGTAATGGCTTGCCACACTCTAATATTGGGCGATCTGCTACACTTGTAAGGAGTCCCAAGGTAAATTTTGATAAAATTAAATCAGAAGACGTTAGTCGTCGTAGTATCAGTGGGCCGGAAGGTATACGGCGTCCAAAATTCGATAAAGATGCGGGAAATCTTAAGGAAGATTTGGTTCACACAGCAAAAGCGAAGAAGTTAAGCTTTATAACAGAGAGTAAATCTGCTCCTGTATTAGATGAGCATGATGATGATCTTGAAGTGCAATCACCTAAACCCAGATTATCCTCAAATTCTTGCAATACTAATAAAGGACAAAAATCAGTTAACGAACAAAACCATGTCAAACCACTTACGGTTTTGACACCCCCTCCACCTCCACCACCATTTCCAATGAATTTAATAAAAGATCTGAGTGTAGAAGAACCTCTGCCTCAGACATTGGTAAAAGCAATCGGTGCACCACCACCTCCACCGATGCCAACCTCTTTACTGCAAAATGTAGTACACCACTTTCGCAAAGCATCCCAGGGCACCTATACTGGTCCTTCGGTATGTACTCCACCGcctcctcctcctccttTGCCATTATCGTTGACTAGGGATGCATTAGAAGGATCTCGATGCATTTCTACCATGAGATCTCGGCCTCGCGTTAAAATGAAGCAAATCCACTGGGATAAGATTGACGATGTAAGAGAAACTATTTGGTGTGATGATAAAGAACGAGCTGCTATGAATGATGAATTGGAAAGTTTTGGAGTATTTAAAGAGATTGAGGATCTATTTAAGGTTGTACCAACAAACACAAAGTCGGGATATTCATCAATTAATCCCCTGAATACGAGAAATGGAAAGATAACTTTACTATCAAATGACTTAGCTCAGCAGTTTGGGATTAACTTGCATATATTTTCACATTATCCTGTTGAAGTATTAGTTGAGAAGGTTTTACAATGTGATAGTGAGGTAATGAAAAATCAGAGTATTATAGAGTTTTTTAGCAAAGATGACATTAATCATATGCCACAGAGCATCCAGCGGATGTTTGCTCCTTATGCGACCAATTATTTCACGAATGAAAAGCCAGAAAAGGATCCAAGTGTATTGGAACGGGCTGATAGAATATATTTAGAATTGTTTTACAACTTGAGATCATATTGGGCGGCAAGATCGAAGTATTTACTGGTTCTTTTGACATATGAGAGGGATTACTACGATACTTTGTATAAATTGCAAAGGATTGATGATGCTACAAAAGCTATTAGGAATTCGACGAAATTAAAACATTTATTTTTCCTAATAGTAGAGGTTGGAAATTACATGAATAATAAGCAGGCACCCGGTATTCAGTTGAGTTCCTTAAATAAGTTTGCATTTACGAAAACCTGTAAAGATAATAATCTCTCATTCATTCATGTTATTGAACACATTGTTAGAACTAGATATCCAGAATTACATGACTTCATGGATGACTTGGAAAAAATTTCCGATGTCTCAAATTTCATTGTGCAGCATGTAGAAGAAGAGTCTCAGGAGTTCTATGAGAAGATTTATAATTTAGAGAGATCTTTGAGTGTTGGCAAATTATCAGATACTTCAAAGTTCCACCCGAAGGATAATTTCTTAGCTAAAACCGAGTCCAATATGTGTCACGCGAGGAAAAAGGCAGACCTTTTGAAAGGACAGTGCACACTAACCATGGGTGATTTCAATAAATTAATGAGGTACTGGGCCGAAAATCCAAATAACATGCATCAACGTAACACGTTCTTTCAGAAATTTATTGACTTCATAACCTTGTTTAAAAAGGCAATTAAGGAAAACTCCGAACGCGAAGAAATTCGTCGTGTGTGTGAACAGAGAAGGTTACTAATAAAGCCTGTACAGTATGATAGAGTTAAAAAGGAGAATGACAACGACGATGAAAAAAACTCTGTTCGTGGATCTTCTAACGTGAAGCCATTATTGGATCATGCGGAAGATGAACAGCATGCTGTTGATATATTAATTAGAAGATTAAGGGATGTTCGACATCAAGATTATAAGTATAAGAATCAACGAGACACAAAATCAGACTCCAGTGGGTCTACTCTACGCATCAGAGAAAGAGAGGATGGTGATTTGTTAGTAAGGACACGGGAAATGTTAATGGGCGTAAAAAAGTTTTAA
- a CDS encoding HFR137Wp (Non-syntenic homolog of Ashbya gossypii ADL397C-B; Syntenic homolog of Ashbya gossypii NOHBY454; No homolog in Saccharomyces cerevisiae; Syntenic homolog of Kluyveromyces lactis KLLA0F21164g; Similar to ADL397C-A): MKLQFFGLLTTIIASVFAKQTEQEAGQSIRKIVGNDSNIILSIFSESDAMPVGISVYYVSTDACEGVASDGDPIIVLREGGYLERNFNINKKISLTLTENNGKTPLFSDSAILFGGLSKIEQSEELKKCFLKAHPDAGAWVPGPSNLNQYYRYHISKIFQFAGAGSSSYLGFVDPKYYYTVG, translated from the coding sequence atgaaacTCCAATTTTTCGGTCTCCTAACTACCATTATAGCATCTGTCTTTGCCAAACAAACTGAGCAAGAAGCAGGTCAGAGTATAAGGAAAATAGTGGGAAATGACTCCAATATAATTTTAAGCATTTTCAGTGAAAGTGATGCCATGCCTGTAGGTATCAGTGTCTATTACGTATCGACTGACGCATGCGAAGGTGTGGCCAGTGACGGTGACCCTATTATTGTGTTGCGTGAAGGAGGGTACCTCGAGCGTAATTTCAACATTAATAAAAAGATCTCCTTAACTTTAACCGAAAATAATGGTAAGACACCATTATTCTCGGATTCTGCTATCCTTTTCGGTGGTTTGTCAAAGATTGAACAATCAgaagaattgaagaagtGTTTCTTAAAGGCTCATCCTGATGCGGGTGCATGGGTTCCTGGTCCCTCTAATCTTAACCAGTATTACCGTTACCATATCTCAAAAATATTCCAGTTTGCTGGCGCTGGAAGTTCTTCATACCTTGGTTTCGTTGATCCTAAGTATTACTATACTGTTGGTTAG
- a CDS encoding HFR138Wp (Non-syntenic homolog of Ashbya gossypii AER401W; Syntenic homolog of Saccharomyces cerevisiae YDR368W (YPR1) and YOR120W (GCY1)) encodes MVEVKDCTDVLTLNTGAKIPVIGLGTYQADGDDVYKAVLHALKNGYRHIDTAAIYANEKLVGRAIKESGVPREELFITTKLWVSQFRDPERALDGCLKRLGLDYVDLYLLHFPIPQKEFEPDGENLSVQSYLAHNFAYDEEWTFVDTWRLVQKLPETGKARAVGVSNFSVNYLNKLLADPELKVVPAVNQIEVTPYLPQEEVIEFCKSKNILIEAYSPLGSTGAPVAKEPEVIELAEKYGVTPAQVLINYAVNRGLVVLPKSVTNERIDANLKSFKIESVDVEKLNSIHKRTGIKSYFDTKWLTLE; translated from the coding sequence ATGGTCGAAGTAAAAGATTGTACGGATGTTCTAACTTTGAACACTGGCGCTAAAATTCCTGTAATTGGATTGGGAACTTATCAAGCAGATGGGGATGATGTCTACAAAGCTGTTTTGCACGCATTGAAAAATGGCTACAGACATATTGATACGGCTGCAATTTATGCAAATGAAAAGCTTGTAGGTAGAGCTATTAAAGAATCCGGAGTGCCAAGGGAGGAATTGTTTATTACTACGAAGTTGTGGGTCTCCCAGTTTAGGGATCCGGAAAGAGCTTTAGATGGATGTTTGAAACGTTTGGGGTTGGATTACGTTGATCTATATTTGCTTCATTTCCCAATTCCTCAAAAGGAATTCGAGCCTGATGGAGAGAACTTAAGTGTCCAATCATATTTAGCGCACAATTTCGCATATGACGAAGAATGGACTTTCGTTGATACTTGGCGTCTTGTTCAGAAGTTGCCAGAGACTGGTAAGGCAAGAGCTGTTGGTGTCTCTAACTTCAGCGTGAACTACTTGAACAAGCTTTTGGCTGATCCAGAACTGAAGGTTGTTCCTGCTGTCAACCAGATTGAAGTCACTCCCTACCTTCCCCAAGAAGAGGTGATTGAATTTTGTAAGAGCAAGAATATTTTGATTGAAGCGTACTCTCCATTGGGCTCTACAGGAGCTCCTGTTGCAAAGGAACCAGAGGTAATTGAACTTGCTGAGAAGTATGGTGTTACTCCAGCTCAAGTTTTGATTAACTATGCCGTAAACAGAGGTCTTGTTGTATTGCCAAAATCAGTCACTAATGAAAGAATTGATGCAAACCTCAAGTCATTTAAAATAGAAAGTGTGGATGTGGAAAAACTCAACAGCATCCACAAGAGGACTGGTATCAAGAGTTATTTTGACACGAAATGGTTGACCCTTGAATGA
- a CDS encoding pepsin-like aspartic protease (Non-syntenic homolog of Ashbya gossypii AGL192W; Syntenic homolog of Saccharomyces cerevisiae YLR121C (YPS3), YDR144C (MKC7) and YLR120C (YPS1); Tandem gene duplication in Saccharomyces cerevisiae), producing the protein MRLPKLLLAGGLLAIVPLSTASPIPETSVKPQYLRLNLKATHNENYGIEALAREVEEIQSRPDDYLKIDYVNREIFYSFDLSIGIPEQNVTVQVDTGSSDLWVVGADVNCSPRWQSDPDCRKLGTFDPNQSCTWTSNDTEFNIRYVDGSYSRGVWGMDDIVLDGVKIEGLSFAVASHATSSIAVLGIGLPSLETTNFVVGQEPYAYDNLPRLLQRNGLIARNAYSLYTNRLSAEAGSIVFGGVDHRKYHGKLLTLPLVNVQPTTDVIRTLSIIMTEVAFNSSRSRTIAFDGKIGALLDSGTTLSYFPRQISETLARAAGAIWSNQFNAFVGFCPSPDDKSKLEFEFNGVSISVPIQDFTLETGVANICLYLFVPWERNMVILGDIFLTAAYIVYDLDRLEVSMAQARYSNSEHIEPIIDAVPRAEKAPGYYNTWDAPTK; encoded by the coding sequence ATGAGATTACCCAAATTGCTTCTAGCTGGCGGCTTATTGGCCATTGTTCCGTTGAGTACTGCTAGCCCAATTCCCGAAACGTCGGTGAAGCCTCAATACCTCAGATTAAATTTGAAGGCTACTCACAATGAGAACTATGGTATAGAAGCACTTGCTAGGGAGGTAGAAGAGATACAGAGTAGACCTGATGACTATCTTAAGATCGACTATGTTAATAGAGAAATATTTTATTCTTTTGACCTCAGCATTGGTATACCTGAACAAAATGTAACAGTGCAAGTTGACACCGGCTCAAGTGATCTATGGGTTGTGGGTGCTGATGTGAACTGTAGTCCCAGGTGGCAAAGTGACCCAGATTGTAGGAAATTGGGCACCTTTGATCCCAATCAATCATGCACCTGGACATCAAATGATACCGAATTCAACATTCGGTATGTCGATGGTAGTTATTCTAGAGGTGTATGGGGTATGGATGATATTGTTTTAGATGGTGTCAAAATTGAAGGCCTTAGTTTTGCGGTTGCAAGTCATGCTACTTCTTCTATCGCTGTATTGGGAATTGGTTTGCCATCGTTGGAAACAACCAATTTCGTCGTTGGCCAAGAACCGTATGCTTACGATAACCTTCCTCGATTGCTACAGCGTAACGGCTTGATTGCAAGAAATGCGTACTCGTTGTATACTAACCGATTAAGTGCTGAAGCTGGGTCTATTGTATTCGGTGGTGTCGACCATAGGAAGTATCACGGAAAGTTACTAACCTTGCCTCTGGTTAATGTTCAACCCACTACTGATGTAATACGGACCTTATCTATAATTATGACTGAGGTAGCCTTTAATTCTTCGCGTTCAAGGACCATTGCATTTGATGGTAAAATAGGCGCATTGTTAGACAGTGGTACAACTCTTTCTTACTTCCCAAGGCAGATCTCTGAGACCTTAGCAAGAGCTGCAGGTGCAATTTGGAGCAACCAATTCAATGCATTTGTAGGTTTTTGTCCTTCTCCTGATGATAAAAGTAAGCTAGAATTCGAATTTAATGGTGTTTCAATTAGTGTTCCAATTCAGGATTTTACACTTGAAACCGGTGTAGCTAATATCTGTCTTTACTTATTTGTTCCATGGGAGCGTAACATGGTCATTTTGGGCGACATATTCTTGACAGCTGCCTATATTGTTTACGACCTGGACAGACTAGAGGTCTCGATGGCTCAAGCTAGGTATAGTAACTCTGAACATATTGAGCCTATAATAGATGCTGTTCCACGAGCTGAAAAAGCCCCAGGCTATTACAATACTTGGGATGCTCCCACAAAATAA